In Paenibacillus sp. FSL M7-0420, a single genomic region encodes these proteins:
- a CDS encoding NADPH-dependent FMN reductase, with amino-acid sequence MKLIGIVGTNSNTSTNRKLLQFMRKHFSSQAEIEICEIKHLPAFDEPEDRQAPTEVQALCEQIAAADGVIISTPEYDHTIPAALKSAIEWISYTTRPLINKPVLIVGASHGLLGTSRAQMHLRQILDAPELKARVLPSSEFLLGHSLAAFDESGDLVYANKVQELEEIFEEFQLFVKINQQLVKENHFKTEQSKAFSWESAIWGGERA; translated from the coding sequence ATGAAACTAATCGGTATTGTCGGAACGAACTCGAATACTTCGACGAATCGCAAGCTGTTGCAATTTATGCGAAAGCATTTTTCCAGCCAGGCGGAGATTGAGATCTGCGAGATTAAGCACCTCCCTGCTTTTGATGAACCGGAAGATCGTCAGGCGCCCACTGAAGTACAAGCCTTATGCGAGCAGATTGCGGCAGCGGATGGCGTCATTATCTCGACCCCTGAATACGATCATACCATCCCAGCGGCGCTCAAGAGCGCCATAGAATGGATCTCGTATACCACCCGTCCTTTGATTAATAAACCAGTTCTGATCGTGGGTGCTTCCCACGGTTTGCTTGGTACATCTCGCGCCCAGATGCATCTACGTCAGATTCTGGATGCTCCAGAGCTTAAGGCTCGCGTTCTGCCGAGCTCGGAATTTTTGTTGGGACATTCACTTGCCGCTTTTGACGAGTCAGGTGATCTGGTCTACGCAAATAAGGTTCAGGAGCTGGAGGAGATCTTCGAAGAGTTCCAATTGTTCGTGAAGATTAACCAACAGTTGGTTAAAGAGAACCACTTCAAGACAGAGCAAAGCAAAGCATTTAGCTGGGAATCGGCAATCTGGGGAGGCGAACGGGCATGA
- a CDS encoding flavocytochrome c, producing MKFVGIAGTNASKSYNRKLLEFMKSHFSEKVDIEILELKGVPMFNESDDQSQSPIIQNFNTKITEADGVIIATPEHNHSVPSALKSILEWLSWNLHPFDGKPVMVVGAAYDVQGSSRAQLHLRQILDAPGVNASVMPGSEFLLGRANEAFDEAGKIKSERTVDFLESCFHRFMHFAKIANLLNVPEDVSFEPGTYEVKAVGHNGDLPMIVEMSSTRIEKIDIDTAGESQGIADVVFTRIPSQIIEGQTLNVDILSGASVTSNGVIDGVAKAVKMAGANPDVLKKRPKAQSAINHGDEEYTADVVVVGAGGAGLAAAASVLQQGKKVIIVEKFPAIGGNTVRTGGPMNAADPEWQRKFAAIPGESHTIEELAATPEEQVDAEYLADFRIFKHQVADYLRDTKEGKEFLFDSAIFHRMQTYFGGKRKDLQGYSIYGQYDLVKVLTDQALASVKWLEELGVEFDYNEVTMPVGALWRRGHKPVKHEGYAFVAALEQFVRAQGGQILTDTPVKRLIIEADGRVSGVIGTGVAGQTVTVHAPAVVLASGGFGANTQMLKQYNTYWSEIDDDIKTSNSPAITGDGILLGQSAGADLVGMGFSQMMPVSDPQTGALFSGLQVPPQNFVMVNQQGKRFVNEYGSRDQLSIAAINNGGLFYLIADDKIKETAYNTNQAKIDKQVERGTLFRADTLEELARQIHIDPTTLVDTIAMYNSYVDQGHDPEFGKNAFDLKVAVAPFYATPRKPAIHHTMGGLKIDTQTHVLRESGQIIPGLYAAGEVAGGIHAGNRLGGNSLTDIFTFGRIAGRTAVEEQAVLWS from the coding sequence ATGAAATTTGTCGGAATTGCAGGAACCAACGCGTCGAAGTCTTATAATCGGAAGCTACTGGAATTTATGAAGTCTCATTTTAGCGAAAAAGTGGACATTGAAATTCTGGAACTGAAGGGTGTCCCGATGTTTAATGAGTCGGACGATCAATCGCAGAGTCCGATTATTCAGAACTTTAATACGAAGATTACGGAAGCGGATGGCGTCATTATCGCTACACCGGAGCATAATCACTCGGTCCCCTCCGCGCTGAAAAGTATTCTGGAATGGTTGTCTTGGAATCTTCACCCGTTCGATGGCAAACCGGTCATGGTTGTCGGTGCGGCGTATGATGTGCAGGGGTCCTCCCGTGCACAACTACATCTGCGTCAGATTCTAGATGCACCCGGTGTCAATGCTAGCGTGATGCCTGGCTCGGAGTTCCTGTTGGGCCGTGCGAATGAAGCCTTTGATGAAGCGGGGAAGATCAAGTCGGAGCGGACGGTTGATTTCTTGGAGAGTTGCTTCCATCGCTTTATGCATTTTGCCAAAATCGCTAATCTGCTGAATGTCCCTGAAGACGTTAGCTTTGAACCGGGAACCTATGAAGTAAAGGCGGTCGGACACAACGGTGATCTGCCGATGATCGTTGAGATGAGTTCGACTCGTATAGAGAAGATCGACATCGATACAGCGGGCGAATCACAGGGGATTGCGGATGTGGTATTTACCCGGATTCCGAGTCAGATCATCGAAGGACAGACGCTGAACGTGGATATTTTGTCCGGCGCATCCGTCACTAGCAATGGGGTTATCGACGGAGTAGCGAAGGCGGTCAAGATGGCAGGCGCCAACCCGGATGTATTAAAAAAACGGCCAAAAGCCCAGAGTGCGATCAATCACGGCGACGAAGAGTATACAGCGGACGTTGTGGTCGTTGGTGCGGGTGGTGCGGGACTCGCAGCAGCAGCCAGCGTGCTTCAGCAGGGCAAGAAGGTTATCATCGTCGAGAAGTTCCCAGCCATAGGTGGTAATACGGTACGAACAGGTGGTCCAATGAACGCTGCCGATCCAGAGTGGCAACGTAAATTTGCGGCGATTCCGGGTGAAAGTCATACGATTGAAGAGCTGGCAGCAACCCCGGAAGAACAGGTAGATGCCGAGTATCTGGCGGACTTCCGTATCTTCAAACATCAGGTGGCTGATTATCTCCGCGATACGAAAGAGGGCAAAGAATTCTTGTTCGACTCCGCGATCTTCCACCGGATGCAGACCTATTTCGGCGGCAAACGGAAGGACCTTCAGGGGTATTCCATTTACGGGCAATATGATCTGGTTAAGGTATTAACCGATCAGGCGCTAGCCTCCGTTAAATGGTTGGAGGAACTGGGTGTCGAATTTGACTATAACGAAGTGACTATGCCGGTAGGAGCGTTGTGGCGCCGTGGACATAAACCAGTGAAGCATGAAGGCTATGCCTTCGTAGCGGCTTTAGAGCAATTTGTACGTGCACAGGGTGGTCAGATCCTCACCGATACTCCGGTGAAGCGACTGATTATCGAAGCAGACGGCCGAGTTAGCGGCGTAATTGGTACCGGAGTAGCCGGGCAAACGGTAACGGTTCATGCGCCGGCGGTGGTGCTGGCTTCCGGTGGCTTTGGGGCCAATACGCAGATGCTGAAGCAGTACAATACGTACTGGAGCGAGATCGATGACGACATCAAGACCTCGAATTCTCCGGCGATTACCGGCGATGGTATTCTGCTGGGACAAAGTGCGGGCGCTGATCTGGTCGGCATGGGCTTCTCGCAGATGATGCCAGTGTCCGATCCGCAGACGGGCGCCTTGTTTAGCGGGTTGCAAGTGCCGCCACAGAACTTTGTCATGGTCAATCAGCAGGGCAAACGTTTCGTCAACGAATATGGTAGCCGCGATCAGTTGTCGATAGCAGCAATCAATAACGGAGGCCTGTTCTATCTGATTGCGGATGACAAGATCAAGGAGACGGCCTATAACACAAATCAAGCGAAGATCGATAAGCAGGTGGAGCGAGGCACGCTATTCAGAGCGGACACACTGGAGGAGCTGGCCCGGCAAATTCATATCGATCCGACTACGCTAGTGGATACGATCGCGATGTACAACTCTTACGTTGATCAGGGACATGATCCGGAATTTGGTAAAAATGCGTTCGATCTTAAGGTTGCAGTGGCTCCGTTCTATGCGACACCTCGTAAGCCAGCTATTCACCATACGATGGGCGGACTCAAGATTGATACACAGACGCATGTTCTTCGCGAATCTGGCCAGATCATCCCGGGGTTGTACGCAGCCGGTGAGGTGGCAGGCGGTATCCATGCCGGTAACCGTCTGGGTGGTAACTCGCTCACCGACATTTTCACATTCGGTCGAATTGCCGGACGGACAGCTGTTGAGGAGCAGGCTGTTTTGTGGAGCTGA
- a CDS encoding LysR family transcriptional regulator: MTTIDSSNILHYLDAILKHGSYTKAAKDLYVSQPYLTQLIKRIEHEIGTEILNRQTSPLQLTEAGKLYYQYLMSLEMAQEQFHKRIAHYSIRDTQTIKLGILSSLGSYLLPLFLPDFMKNYPSIKIEIQEDYSEVNEIRVLNHELDFFIGQNPETLSPNLNVVSWGPHGYYAVVTENSPLYDINPKTLEESHANPKLLLQSPLVLTKKGSSIRRQLDHLFQKFKIKPTVILESTNIFTTLELAKKGVGIAFVPYSICMSEVPQGYRLLPLSLDLLSLDYFIAYSKNKPLSSVEQDLIALFTTDVPCMHAEHP, from the coding sequence ATGACTACGATTGATTCTTCCAATATCCTTCATTATCTTGACGCGATTCTCAAGCACGGAAGCTATACTAAGGCCGCCAAGGACCTGTATGTTTCGCAACCTTACCTCACGCAGCTTATCAAGCGAATCGAGCATGAAATCGGCACAGAAATTTTGAATCGACAGACCTCTCCCTTGCAACTAACTGAGGCAGGCAAGCTGTACTATCAGTATCTGATGTCCCTCGAAATGGCACAGGAACAATTCCACAAACGAATCGCTCACTATTCCATAAGAGACACCCAGACGATCAAGCTCGGTATCTTATCCAGCTTAGGTTCGTATTTATTGCCTTTGTTTTTGCCCGATTTCATGAAAAATTACCCGTCTATTAAGATCGAGATTCAAGAGGATTACTCCGAGGTCAATGAAATCCGCGTGTTGAACCATGAACTGGATTTTTTTATCGGACAAAATCCAGAGACCCTCTCGCCCAATCTGAATGTTGTCTCATGGGGGCCTCACGGTTATTATGCGGTGGTGACAGAGAACTCCCCGTTGTATGACATTAATCCGAAGACGTTAGAGGAGAGCCATGCCAATCCGAAGCTGCTGCTGCAAAGTCCCCTTGTGCTGACCAAAAAAGGTTCTTCGATTCGCCGGCAGCTTGATCACCTGTTTCAGAAGTTTAAGATCAAACCAACTGTTATATTGGAAAGCACGAATATTTTCACCACGCTGGAGTTAGCCAAGAAAGGCGTTGGTATCGCATTCGTCCCCTATAGTATCTGCATGTCGGAAGTCCCTCAGGGCTACCGCCTGTTGCCCTTATCACTGGATTTGTTGTCGCTCGATTATTTTATTGCCTATTCCAAAAACAAACCTCTATCTTCGGTGGAACAAGATTTGATCGCACTCTTTACTACAGATGTTCCATGTATGCACGCAGAGCATCCGTAA